A section of the Flavobacterium sp. CG_23.5 genome encodes:
- the mscL gene encoding large conductance mechanosensitive channel protein MscL yields MGFFSDFKTSLMKGDVLSLATAVVIGAAFGKIIASAVDDVIMPIIGLITGGIDFTQKFIALNGNRYETLAEAKKAGAAVITYGNLVQAIINFVIIAFFIFIILRAAEKAKKKEEVVVVPAGPTEVELLIQIRDLLQK; encoded by the coding sequence ATGGGATTTTTCAGTGATTTTAAAACATCTTTAATGAAAGGTGATGTGTTGAGTTTAGCGACTGCCGTAGTTATTGGTGCTGCTTTTGGTAAAATTATCGCTTCTGCTGTGGATGATGTTATTATGCCAATAATTGGATTGATAACTGGAGGTATCGATTTTACCCAAAAATTTATTGCGCTCAACGGTAACAGGTATGAGACTTTGGCTGAAGCAAAAAAAGCAGGTGCAGCGGTTATTACTTACGGTAATTTAGTCCAAGCTATCATCAATTTTGTTATTATTGCTTTTTTCATTTTCATTATTTTAAGAGCTGCCGAAAAAGCCAAAAAGAAAGAAGAAGTGGTTGTGGTACCTGCCGGACCAACTGAAGTAGAATTACTTATACAAATTAGAGACTTGTTACAAAAATAA